The genomic interval CTGCTCAAGCACGTTGCGCTGTCCAAGCTGAACTAAGAGATTCAAGAAGATGATTGACAACATCAGCTGGCTCGCGATTTATCCCGAAATCGTGCTGTTGACCATGGCCTGCGTGATTGCGCTGGTCGATCTGGGTGTGCACAGCGCGCGCCGTACAGGCACCTACGTGTTGACCATGCTCACGCTGGCAGTGGTTGCAGCGCTGCAAGCCATGTATGCCAGCAGCGGCAACACGTTCTACGGCTTTGGCAACATGGTGGTAAGTGATGCCATGGGCAACTGGCTCAAGTGCTTTGCCACGGTGGCCATGATGATCACGCTGGTCTACGGGCGCCCCTATGCGGCAGACCGCGACATGTTGCGCGGCGGTGAGATGTTCACCTTGTCGATGTTTGCGCTCCTGGGCATGTTCATCATGATCTCGGGCAACAACTTCCTGGTGATTTATCTGGGCCTGGAATTGCTGACGCTTTCCAGCTACGCCCTGGTGGCCCTGCGCCGCGATAACGCCACCTCGACCGAAGCTGCCATGAAGTATTTCGTGCTCGGCGCCATGGCCAGCGGCTTCCTGCTGTACGGCTTGTCGATGGTCTATGGCGCGACAGGATCGCTAGACATCGGCCAGGTCTTCAAGGCAGTGAACGCCGGACAAATCCGCCACCAGGTGCTGGTGTTCGGCCTGGTGTTCGTGGTGGCCGGCCTGGCCTTCAAGCTGGGTGTTGTGCCATTTCACATGTGGATTCCGGACGTGTACCAGGGTGCGCCGACGGCCGTGACCTTGATGATCGGTGGCGCTCCGAAGCTGGCTGCCTTTGCCATCACCATCCGGCTTCTGGTGGATGGTCTGCTCCCGTTGGCCATTGACTGGCAGCAGATGCTTGCGGTGCTCGCCATTGGCTCGCTACTGGTGGGCAATCTTGCGGCCATTGCACAGACCAATCTGAAACGCATGCTGGCGTACTCGACGATTTCGCAGATGGGTTTCGTGTTGCTCGGCCTGATGTCCGGCGTGATCAACGGCAATGTCGATGCAACGGCGGTCGAGAATGCCTACAGTGCCTCCATGTTCTATGTGGTCACTTATGTGCTCACCACGCTGGCTGCATTCGGTGTCATCCTCCTGCTGGCACGTGAAGGCTTTGAAAGCGAAGAGATTTCAGACTTCGCGGGCCTCAACCAGCGCAGCCCCCTGTACGCCGGCGTGATGGCGGTCTGCCTGTTCTCGATGGCCGGGATTCCGCCGCTGGTGGGGTTCTACGCAAAGCTGGCGGTACTCCAGGCCCTGGTGGCCTCGGGCCAGACCCTGTACATTGCCATGGCCGTGTTTGCGGTGATCATGTCGCTCATCGGTGCCTTCTACTACCTGCGCGTGGTCAAGGTCATGTACTTTGATGCTCCGCTGACCGCTTCGAGTGTCTCCGCTCCCGTGGATGTGCGTGTGGTGCTCACGCTCAACGCCGCCTTGGTGCTGGTGCTGGGCCTCCTGCCCGGTGGCCTGATGGCACTCTGTGCGGATGCCGTCGTGCGCGCACTGGCAACCTGAACGGCGCTTTGCGTTCGTTGGCTCAGTGTCTATCACGGCGTCCGTCTGGCTGGTCATCGTTGCGGCTTTCATCGCCGCCAACCTGCCGTTTCTGAATCATCGCTGGCTGGTCGTCGGGCCTGAGGCTGCGGGGCGCAAACCCCTGATCGGGCGACTTGCAGAACTCGTGCTGCTGTACTTTCTGGTGGGTGGCCTGGCGCTGCTCCTGGAGCGCAGGGCCGGGCAGATCGCACCCCAGGGGTGGGAGTTCTATGCCGTCACCGGCACGCTGTTTCTCACGCTGGCCTTTCCGGGGTTTGTTTACCGTTACCTGCTGCGGCGCCACGGTTGACGACCGGCTCGGCCGCACTATCCAGCCATGAAGGTGCTTGACCTGCAATGCCGACAGGGCCACGTCTTTGAAGGCTGGTTTGCGTCGGAAGATGATTTTCAGGGCCAACGGAGCCGGGGTCTGGTGCAGTGTCCGCTCTGTGCAGACGACCACATTGAAAAGCGCCTGAGTGCGCCCCGCCTGAACCTCGGCGCCCGGGAGCCGCATGCCCCTGCGGCAGCGCCCGCGCAACCTTCTGATGCGCTCACAGTTGGTCACGCGCCCACGGATGCTACCGTCCTGCCCCCCGCTTTACAGGCTGCGTGGCTGCAGCTGGCGCGCCAGATCATCGCCAAGACCGAGGACGTTGGCGCGCAGTTTGCGCAAGAGGCCAGACGCATCCACCACGGGGAGGTGCAAGAGCGCGCCATACGCGGCCAGGCCACGCCCGATGAGGCGATGGAGTTGGTGGAGGAGGGCATCGCCGTAGTGCCCTTGCCGCTACCTTTGGCGGCCAAAGAGACCCTTCAGTGAGGCTGCTCGCTGGGCAATCGGAATATTGGTGTTTTCCGGCTCTAGCGCTTATGGGATAAGCGCTGGCAGCTATAAGCTCAATAGCATTCTTGAGGGCTTTGAATTGTTTCTCGGCGCTGGTTGGCCGCAGCGGGGCGGTTAGCTGGGCCATCCCTCGCCCACCCGATCAAACCGTGAACTGCAGTGCCGCAAGCCGTGCGTAGACGCCGCCTTGCGCCATCAGCGCCGTGTGAGTGCCTTGCTCCACGATACGTCCGTGTTCCAGCACCACGATGCGGTCGGCGTTTTGCACCGTCGCCAGCCGGTGTGCAATGACCAGCGTGGTGCGGCGGCCCGTATGGCGCTGCATGGCGGTGTCCAGCGCGGCCTGCACCATGCGTTCGCTTTCGGCGTCCAGTGCGCTGGTGGCCTCGTCCAGCAGCAGCAGGGGCGGGTTCTTGAGCATGGCGCGGGCAATGGCAATGCGCTGCCGCTGGCCGCCAGACAACCGCACGCCCCGCTCACCCAGAAACGTGGCATAGCCCTCGGGCAGGGCGGTGATGAAGTCGTGTGCAAACGCGGCCCGGGTGGCCGCGATGACTTCTGCGTCCGTTGCCTCGGGGCGGCCGTAGCGGATGTTGTCCATTGCCGATGCCGAGAAGATCACAGCGTCCTGCGGCACCGTCCCTGTGCACGACCGCAGGGTCTCCAGCCGCAGGTGGCGGATGTCCACGCCGTTGAGCCGGATCACGCCCTGGGCTGGGCCCTGCGCGCCCGCTCCCACGTCGTAGAAGCGCTGCAGCAGCTGGAACACCGTGGTTTTGCCTGCGCCGCTTGCGCCCACCAATGCAACCGTTTCGCCCGGTGCAAGGTGCAGCGAAAAGTTCTGCAGCGCGGGTTGGTCGGGGCGCGAGGGGTAGAAGAACTGGACATTTTCGAACTCCACGTCCAGGCCCCGATCCGACAAGGGCAGATCTTGTGGTGTGGCAGGGTCTGTCACGGGCGACTGCGTGCCCAGCAGTTCCATCAGCCGCTCCGTGGCCCCGGCTGCCCGCAGCAGGTCACCATAGACTTCGCCCAGCACCGCCACAGCGCCGGCCAGCAAAATCACGTAAACCACCGTCTGCCCGAGATGTCCGGCCGTCATCTTGCCCGCGAGTACGGCCTCCGTGCCTTGGTATAGCCCCCAGAGCAACAGGGCAGCGTTGGCGATGATGATGAAGGCCACGAGCAAGGCCCGGGCGCGGGTGCGCTTGACCGCGACCTGGAACGCGTTTTCGGTAGCCTGCCTGAAGCGTGCGGACTCGCGCGTCTCGGCCGTGTAACTTTGCACCACGGGTACGGCATTGAGCACCTCGGCAGCAATGGCGCTGGAGTCCGCCACACGGTCCTGGCTATCGCGAGAAAGGCGCCGCACCCTGCGCCCGATCCACAGCGTTGGCAATACCACCAGCACCACGGCCAGCAACACCACCGACATGACATAAGGATTGGTCCACACCAGCATCGCCAGTGCGCCCACCCCCATCACGGCATTGCGCAATCCCATCGATAGCGACGCCCCCACCACTGACTGCACCAGCGTCGTGTCGGTGGTGAGGCGTGAGAGGACTTCCCCCGTCTGCGTGGTTTCAAAGAACTGCGGGCTTTGCTGCAGCACGTGGGCATATACCGCATGGCGCAGATCGGCAGTGACGCGCTCCCCGAGCCAGCTCACCATGTAAAACCGCGCGGCCGAAAAAACACCCAGGGCGACCGCCACGACGAACAGTGCTTCGAAATGATTGCGCAGCGCCATGGTCTGCGCCCCTTTTTCCGCGTTGAGCAACCCGCCATCCACCAGGTTGCGCAGGGCCAGGGGGAACGCCAGCGTCGCCAGCGCCGCGAGCACCAGAAACAGCAATGACAAAGCGATGCGCACCCGGTAAGGTCGCAAGAAGGGCAGGAGCCCGGTCAGGGAGCTGGGCGCGCCGCGTGCGGGCGTTGTAGTGGGGGTGGGTGCCATGAATGGCAGTGTAGGGCCCGTGCCGGGGTGGAGCACCCACGCCTGCGGGCCCGGTGGCGCTGGCCATGAGGGCACGCCGGAGTTTGCGAGTGCTGGCAACCGTGGATGTCAGCAAAAAGCAAGAGTCTGCAAACATCTCGGCCCGCCTGCCAGCAAGCGCTGTGGGACTGCGGGGGGCACGGGGCGGGGTGTAGGCGTTTATACATAGGCATTAGTCCCAGTATGTGTGCCGGTGTGGCGGCATACCATTCACTGCGATCAAAACGCACGCATGAAGACCTTGCCGAACAAGGCTTCTTTCCTCAGCACCCTACGGAGCGACCCAGGCGCAATGAGCGACGTCATTCTTGAAACCCACAGCCTGACCAAAGAGTTCAAGGGCTTTACCGCCGTCAGCGACGTGAACCTGGCCGTGCGCCGGGGTTCCATCCATGCGCTGATCGGCCCCAACGGTGCAGGCAAGACCACCTGCTTCAACCTGCTGACCAAGTTCCTGGAGCCAACCTCGGGCACCATCCGTTTCAACGGCCACGACATCACACGCGAGCAACCTGCGCAGATTGCCCGCCGTGGTGTGATTCGCTCGTTCCAGATCTCCGCAGTGTTCCCG from Acidovorax sp. FHTAMBA carries:
- the nuoN gene encoding NADH-quinone oxidoreductase subunit NuoN, with protein sequence MIDNISWLAIYPEIVLLTMACVIALVDLGVHSARRTGTYVLTMLTLAVVAALQAMYASSGNTFYGFGNMVVSDAMGNWLKCFATVAMMITLVYGRPYAADRDMLRGGEMFTLSMFALLGMFIMISGNNFLVIYLGLELLTLSSYALVALRRDNATSTEAAMKYFVLGAMASGFLLYGLSMVYGATGSLDIGQVFKAVNAGQIRHQVLVFGLVFVVAGLAFKLGVVPFHMWIPDVYQGAPTAVTLMIGGAPKLAAFAITIRLLVDGLLPLAIDWQQMLAVLAIGSLLVGNLAAIAQTNLKRMLAYSTISQMGFVLLGLMSGVINGNVDATAVENAYSASMFYVVTYVLTTLAAFGVILLLAREGFESEEISDFAGLNQRSPLYAGVMAVCLFSMAGIPPLVGFYAKLAVLQALVASGQTLYIAMAVFAVIMSLIGAFYYLRVVKVMYFDAPLTASSVSAPVDVRVVLTLNAALVLVLGLLPGGLMALCADAVVRALAT
- a CDS encoding DUF2818 family protein, which produces MSITASVWLVIVAAFIAANLPFLNHRWLVVGPEAAGRKPLIGRLAELVLLYFLVGGLALLLERRAGQIAPQGWEFYAVTGTLFLTLAFPGFVYRYLLRRHG
- a CDS encoding DUF1178 family protein codes for the protein MKVLDLQCRQGHVFEGWFASEDDFQGQRSRGLVQCPLCADDHIEKRLSAPRLNLGAREPHAPAAAPAQPSDALTVGHAPTDATVLPPALQAAWLQLARQIIAKTEDVGAQFAQEARRIHHGEVQERAIRGQATPDEAMELVEEGIAVVPLPLPLAAKETLQ
- a CDS encoding ABC transporter transmembrane domain-containing protein; its protein translation is MAPTPTTTPARGAPSSLTGLLPFLRPYRVRIALSLLFLVLAALATLAFPLALRNLVDGGLLNAEKGAQTMALRNHFEALFVVAVALGVFSAARFYMVSWLGERVTADLRHAVYAHVLQQSPQFFETTQTGEVLSRLTTDTTLVQSVVGASLSMGLRNAVMGVGALAMLVWTNPYVMSVVLLAVVLVVLPTLWIGRRVRRLSRDSQDRVADSSAIAAEVLNAVPVVQSYTAETRESARFRQATENAFQVAVKRTRARALLVAFIIIANAALLLWGLYQGTEAVLAGKMTAGHLGQTVVYVILLAGAVAVLGEVYGDLLRAAGATERLMELLGTQSPVTDPATPQDLPLSDRGLDVEFENVQFFYPSRPDQPALQNFSLHLAPGETVALVGASGAGKTTVFQLLQRFYDVGAGAQGPAQGVIRLNGVDIRHLRLETLRSCTGTVPQDAVIFSASAMDNIRYGRPEATDAEVIAATRAAFAHDFITALPEGYATFLGERGVRLSGGQRQRIAIARAMLKNPPLLLLDEATSALDAESERMVQAALDTAMQRHTGRRTTLVIAHRLATVQNADRIVVLEHGRIVEQGTHTALMAQGGVYARLAALQFTV